The Brevibacillus brevis genome contains a region encoding:
- a CDS encoding Gfo/Idh/MocA family protein — MSIKVGIIGCGSIANERHAPEYHHHPNVELFLVYDPNPDRAQKMVAKYGGTVAASWQEVVHHPEIQAISDCSTNEMHHIITTEALLAGKHVLCEKPIATTSEGAQAMLAAAKATGAILMIDHNQRLVIAHQKARQIIDSGELGRILSFKTSFGHKGPEHWSINKTNATWFFKKNRSALGVAGDLGIHKVDLLRYLLQDEIVQVSALTAVLDKKDEEGLPIEVCDHMVCLLRTQSGTLGTASFSWSYYGEEDNSTILYGERGIMKIFADPEKDIEVITATGERRVERTGAIQTNDHQTNSGVIDAFVDAIQKQTAPIVTGKDGLIALLIIEAAIESAATGKTISLQQNIG; from the coding sequence ATGAGCATAAAAGTAGGCATTATTGGCTGCGGTTCCATTGCAAACGAGCGGCATGCGCCGGAATATCACCATCATCCGAATGTCGAGCTTTTCCTTGTGTATGACCCGAATCCGGATCGTGCTCAGAAGATGGTTGCAAAGTATGGGGGCACGGTAGCAGCTAGCTGGCAAGAGGTCGTTCATCATCCTGAGATTCAAGCGATCAGTGACTGCTCGACGAACGAAATGCACCATATCATCACGACTGAGGCACTATTGGCTGGAAAACATGTCTTGTGTGAAAAGCCGATCGCGACGACGAGTGAAGGTGCACAGGCCATGCTTGCAGCTGCCAAGGCTACAGGTGCCATTCTCATGATCGACCACAATCAGCGGCTGGTTATCGCCCATCAAAAAGCGCGTCAGATCATTGATTCAGGTGAGCTAGGGCGCATCTTATCCTTTAAAACAAGCTTCGGACATAAAGGGCCTGAGCATTGGAGTATCAACAAAACAAACGCGACGTGGTTTTTTAAAAAGAATCGTTCTGCACTCGGTGTTGCCGGAGACTTAGGCATCCATAAAGTAGATCTGCTGCGATATTTGCTTCAGGATGAAATCGTGCAGGTCAGTGCCTTAACAGCTGTTTTGGACAAAAAAGACGAGGAAGGCTTACCAATCGAGGTATGCGATCATATGGTATGTCTTTTACGAACACAGTCGGGTACGTTAGGTACTGCTTCCTTTAGCTGGAGCTACTACGGTGAGGAGGACAATAGTACGATTCTCTACGGTGAGCGTGGGATCATGAAGATTTTTGCTGATCCAGAAAAGGATATCGAAGTCATAACAGCTACGGGTGAGAGAAGAGTAGAGCGAACAGGAGCGATACAGACCAACGATCATCAGACGAACAGTGGGGTAATCGATGCCTTTGTAGACGCGATCCAAAAGCAAACAGCGCCAATCGTCACGGGGAAAGATGGGCTTATCGCTCTTTTGATTATCGAAGCGGCCATAGAGTCAGCTGCAACGGGAAAAACGATTTCTTTGCAACAAAATATTGGATGA
- a CDS encoding MFS transporter — protein sequence MSPKKVLYLLGITLMLGMFAQNLFMPILPAMQHEFQTSATMINWTVSIFTLMLAIMQIIYGPFIDRFGRKRVMIPALILYMIASIGCYLVDSIYGLLFFRALQGAGFAAIPIVAATIIGDLFTGNNRASAMGTYQMLLALSPAFGPLLGGWIGGIGGHSSVFLFLAISAVFLVGINATLLPETKRHQATSSGGFTLGSFRNILLHPVGASVILIGFSQMYAYYCFLLFLPVQLTNHYAISVEQIGLVFLLVSAVFIISSKLSALLQNRWGARTTLLVTTGSNALAMFLFMTAADVSFLLLVITSTLFALTLGVGISAHTILLSEVFEAERATAIGVYNFIRYTGMAAGPVVGAMLLEWGGVWLEFGMAGILIALATLFARQKVKRTAASIQGEF from the coding sequence ATGAGTCCAAAAAAAGTACTGTATCTACTTGGGATAACGCTAATGCTAGGTATGTTCGCGCAAAATTTGTTCATGCCTATTTTACCAGCCATGCAACATGAGTTTCAGACGAGTGCGACCATGATTAACTGGACCGTTTCAATCTTTACGCTCATGCTCGCGATTATGCAAATCATCTACGGACCATTTATCGATCGGTTCGGCCGAAAACGTGTCATGATACCTGCCCTGATCCTGTATATGATCGCGTCCATCGGATGCTATCTGGTTGATTCTATTTATGGGCTATTATTTTTCCGGGCTTTGCAAGGGGCGGGGTTTGCTGCCATTCCGATTGTAGCAGCAACGATTATTGGCGACCTATTTACAGGAAACAATCGTGCATCTGCGATGGGCACTTATCAGATGCTGCTAGCGCTTAGTCCGGCATTTGGTCCGCTCTTGGGTGGCTGGATTGGCGGCATCGGAGGTCATTCTTCGGTCTTTTTATTTTTAGCAATCAGCGCGGTCTTTCTCGTCGGCATAAATGCAACACTGTTACCAGAAACGAAAAGACATCAAGCAACATCATCAGGCGGTTTTACGTTAGGGTCTTTCCGTAATATTTTGCTCCACCCGGTTGGTGCATCCGTCATTTTGATCGGTTTTAGTCAAATGTACGCCTATTATTGCTTTCTGCTGTTTCTCCCTGTCCAATTGACGAACCATTACGCAATTTCCGTTGAACAAATCGGATTGGTTTTCCTGCTCGTGTCAGCAGTCTTTATTATCAGTAGCAAGCTGTCTGCTTTGTTGCAAAATCGATGGGGAGCACGTACAACATTGCTGGTGACGACTGGTTCAAATGCTTTGGCGATGTTTCTTTTTATGACTGCGGCTGATGTTTCTTTTCTTTTGCTTGTGATAACAAGTACGTTGTTTGCCTTAACCTTGGGTGTAGGTATATCTGCACACACGATCTTGCTATCCGAAGTATTTGAAGCAGAGCGTGCAACGGCCATTGGTGTGTACAATTTCATCCGCTATACAGGAATGGCTGCAGGTCCGGTGGTTGGTGCGATGCTGTTAGAATGGGGAGGGGTCTGGCTTGAATTTGGCATGGCCGGTATCCTCATTGCTTTGGCGACTTTATTCGCACGTCAAAAGGTGAAAAGAACTGCTGCGAGCATTCAAGGGGAGTTCTGA
- a CDS encoding S8 family serine peptidase → MFGLRKKWQAALCTTLVLTLSLEGIPADAKQEGERRGNIQIEADKGLALDKLSSKKRESELVVIQLSGPVREGWKEELEDIGVTLGDYIPDFAFIAKMEDEQVRREVEDLSFVEDVMAFTPKSKVSSELRFSGGNRERVEVAVIGFNQRVDMYRAMTEMNEDQEIRDIQTPEDAPHISIAKMDQETIEQVIESDDVIAVVPVPENKLHNDVAATIIHSDKLASTGYTGKGQIVGVADTGIDTGKLQTMHPDFKGQIEKLISLGRPNDASDVHGHGTHVAGSIVGTGEASDGQYKGTAPGAKLVFHSIENAKGKLNTDVETILQEAYEEGARIHSNSWGTNDKGEYSLSSLLFDRFLWEHPDMTVLIAAGNDGEKGYKTIGSPATAKNVIAVGATENVRPTLGKTSDKADDVWVSSSRGLTDDGRLKPDIVAPGTAILSTRSSLAPSKHFYKRFNEHYAYMNGTSMATPILAGGVAQIREFLQEEGEKNPSGALVKAMLLTSADNLDEDMREQGFGRANLEQAIETNYKDEKDGIRTREKVTYKVKVSDDSKPLAITLAWTDYPAAIVAKRALVNDLNLKVTTPSGEKLNGNDFFEAPYNDEVDNLNNVEQVWITEPEEGTYTVTVEGYNIPKGPQPFALATTGKWQKTDDEEEEEEKPPVVDKEPARTGKLTKKQKSMEYLIRVNEPGDLELSVEWEEDANIDLYVYNSRSQELAAATSTDNPEQLTVNLGKSGLYNIRVVLTDGKQAKYRLYMKKPGN, encoded by the coding sequence GTGTTTGGTTTGCGAAAAAAATGGCAGGCAGCTTTATGCACGACACTTGTTCTGACACTTTCGTTGGAGGGCATTCCGGCGGATGCCAAGCAAGAGGGAGAGCGTCGGGGCAATATCCAGATCGAAGCGGATAAGGGTCTTGCACTGGACAAGCTTTCGTCAAAAAAGAGAGAGTCTGAGCTCGTCGTTATTCAGTTATCTGGTCCTGTTCGTGAGGGGTGGAAAGAAGAACTGGAAGATATCGGCGTCACGCTTGGTGATTACATACCGGATTTTGCATTCATCGCGAAAATGGAGGATGAACAGGTCAGAAGGGAAGTCGAGGACCTGTCTTTTGTCGAAGATGTTATGGCCTTTACACCGAAGTCAAAGGTATCGTCCGAGCTTCGCTTTTCAGGAGGCAACAGAGAACGGGTCGAGGTTGCTGTCATCGGTTTCAATCAACGGGTGGACATGTATCGAGCGATGACGGAAATGAACGAGGATCAAGAGATACGAGACATTCAAACGCCAGAAGATGCTCCCCATATATCAATCGCCAAGATGGATCAGGAAACGATTGAACAAGTGATCGAATCAGATGATGTCATTGCTGTCGTCCCTGTGCCGGAAAACAAGCTGCACAATGATGTGGCAGCTACCATCATTCATTCGGACAAGCTGGCCTCGACAGGGTACACAGGCAAGGGACAAATTGTCGGAGTTGCCGATACCGGAATTGATACTGGGAAGCTTCAAACGATGCATCCAGATTTTAAGGGCCAAATTGAGAAGCTCATTTCTCTTGGCCGACCGAATGATGCCAGTGATGTCCACGGTCATGGTACACATGTAGCCGGTTCCATTGTGGGCACAGGAGAAGCATCAGATGGACAATATAAAGGAACAGCACCGGGTGCGAAGCTCGTTTTTCATTCCATAGAGAACGCGAAAGGGAAGCTCAATACGGATGTCGAGACCATATTGCAAGAAGCATACGAAGAGGGAGCCCGCATTCACTCCAATTCATGGGGGACGAATGATAAGGGAGAGTACAGCCTTTCATCGCTTCTGTTTGATCGCTTTTTATGGGAGCATCCAGATATGACGGTGCTTATTGCGGCTGGAAACGATGGCGAGAAAGGCTATAAAACGATTGGGAGCCCAGCCACTGCTAAAAACGTTATCGCCGTTGGCGCCACGGAAAATGTTCGACCCACATTGGGGAAAACCTCCGATAAAGCGGACGACGTGTGGGTATCGAGCAGTCGCGGTTTAACAGACGATGGGCGTTTGAAGCCCGATATTGTCGCGCCTGGTACTGCGATCTTGTCCACGCGCTCTTCACTGGCACCGAGCAAACATTTCTACAAGCGTTTTAATGAACATTACGCGTATATGAACGGCACAAGCATGGCTACGCCGATTTTAGCGGGCGGTGTAGCGCAAATTCGGGAATTTTTGCAGGAAGAAGGGGAAAAAAATCCGAGCGGTGCATTAGTAAAAGCCATGCTGTTGACGAGTGCAGACAACTTGGATGAAGACATGCGAGAGCAAGGCTTCGGTAGAGCCAATCTGGAGCAGGCGATTGAAACGAACTACAAGGACGAAAAGGATGGCATTCGCACGCGTGAAAAAGTAACATATAAGGTCAAGGTCTCGGATGATTCCAAGCCTTTGGCCATTACGCTTGCGTGGACGGATTATCCTGCTGCCATTGTCGCAAAGCGTGCGCTTGTCAACGATTTGAATCTGAAGGTGACGACACCAAGTGGAGAAAAACTGAACGGCAACGATTTTTTTGAGGCCCCGTACAACGACGAAGTGGACAATCTGAACAACGTCGAGCAGGTATGGATTACCGAGCCGGAAGAGGGAACCTACACGGTGACGGTCGAGGGCTATAACATCCCGAAAGGGCCTCAGCCGTTTGCGCTAGCGACAACGGGAAAATGGCAAAAGACCGATGACGAGGAAGAGGAAGAGGAAAAGCCGCCAGTTGTAGACAAAGAACCTGCGCGAACAGGGAAACTGACGAAGAAGCAGAAAAGCATGGAGTATTTGATCCGCGTTAATGAACCTGGTGATTTGGAATTGTCCGTAGAGTGGGAAGAGGATGCCAATATTGATTTGTACGTATATAACAGTCGTTCACAAGAGCTTGCTGCTGCAACAAGCACCGACAATCCAGAACAACTAACGGTGAATCTTGGAAAATCCGGTCTGTACAATATTCGCGTTGTGTTGACGGATGGAAAACAAGCGAAGTATCGCCTGTATATGAAAAAGCCAGGAAATTAA
- a CDS encoding CoA-acylating methylmalonate-semialdehyde dehydrogenase → MNTAIVGNPLKNYIGGQWVDSLTTRFEDVPNPATGELLSRVPLSTREDVDKAVAAAKEAFVSWSATPVVDRARIMFRFHSLLVKHEDELARMITMENGKNLPEAQAELLRGLEMVEFACGMPTLMMGETLPNIANSIDSQVIRFPLGVVGGITPFNFPVMVPMWMYPIAITAGNTFVLKPSERTPLSSIRIAELLKEAGLPDGVFNVVNGAHDVVNGLLEHPDVKAISFVGSQPVAEYVYKTAAANGKRVQALAGAKNHHLVMPDTDLKRAAKTITSSAFGCAGERCMAASAVVAVEEIADELIAHLIEEANALAMGNGLEEGIDLGPVIRDSHLSKVHDYIEKGVVAGAALVRDGREDAKRLPDGYFLGPTIFDKADAEMVIVRDEIFAPVLIVMRVKDFEEGLETISRSRFGNGATIYTNNGKWGREFVQQVEAGMVGVNVGVPAPMGFFAFSGWKQSFYGDLHANGKDGVLFFTKKKTVTSRWFEDGDTSIGSQKVFVK, encoded by the coding sequence ATGAACACAGCTATCGTTGGAAATCCATTGAAAAACTACATTGGGGGGCAGTGGGTAGATTCACTGACGACACGTTTTGAGGATGTACCCAATCCGGCAACAGGAGAATTGTTGTCACGCGTGCCACTGTCGACGAGAGAAGATGTGGACAAGGCTGTTGCTGCTGCGAAGGAAGCTTTTGTGAGCTGGAGTGCTACCCCTGTCGTAGATCGCGCGCGGATTATGTTTCGTTTTCATAGTCTTCTCGTAAAGCACGAGGATGAACTCGCCCGAATGATTACCATGGAGAACGGCAAAAATCTGCCTGAGGCACAGGCGGAGCTCTTGCGTGGGCTGGAAATGGTAGAGTTCGCTTGTGGGATGCCGACACTGATGATGGGGGAAACATTGCCCAATATCGCAAACAGCATCGACAGTCAGGTGATCCGCTTTCCGTTGGGGGTAGTGGGCGGGATTACACCGTTTAACTTCCCTGTGATGGTCCCGATGTGGATGTACCCGATCGCGATTACCGCAGGAAATACGTTTGTACTGAAGCCCTCGGAGCGGACGCCGCTGTCTTCGATTCGGATTGCCGAACTGCTAAAGGAAGCGGGGTTGCCAGACGGTGTATTCAATGTCGTAAACGGAGCGCATGATGTCGTCAATGGTCTGTTGGAGCATCCGGACGTAAAAGCGATCTCCTTCGTCGGCTCGCAGCCAGTTGCGGAATACGTGTACAAGACAGCAGCGGCGAACGGGAAGCGTGTGCAAGCACTGGCTGGGGCGAAAAATCACCATTTGGTCATGCCTGACACGGATTTGAAGCGCGCAGCAAAAACGATTACGAGCTCAGCATTCGGCTGTGCAGGAGAGCGGTGTATGGCAGCCAGCGCTGTAGTAGCTGTCGAGGAGATTGCCGATGAGCTGATCGCGCATTTGATCGAGGAAGCCAATGCTCTTGCGATGGGAAATGGTTTGGAGGAGGGCATCGATCTCGGGCCTGTCATCCGTGATTCGCACTTGTCCAAAGTACATGACTACATCGAAAAAGGTGTCGTTGCTGGTGCCGCGCTGGTTCGCGATGGTCGCGAGGATGCGAAAAGGCTGCCCGATGGTTACTTCCTCGGGCCGACGATTTTTGACAAGGCAGATGCCGAGATGGTCATTGTCCGCGATGAGATTTTCGCGCCTGTCCTGATTGTCATGCGTGTGAAAGACTTTGAAGAGGGCTTGGAGACGATCAGCCGCTCGCGTTTTGGCAATGGGGCGACCATCTATACGAACAATGGAAAATGGGGAAGAGAATTCGTTCAGCAGGTGGAAGCGGGTATGGTCGGTGTCAATGTAGGGGTGCCTGCTCCGATGGGCTTCTTTGCTTTCTCAGGCTGGAAGCAGTCCTTTTACGGTGATTTGCATGCCAATGGAAAAGATGGCGTCCTCTTTTTTACGAAGAAAAAAACGGTCACATCCAGATGGTTCGAAGATGGCGATACCAGTATTGGCTCGCAAAAAGTTTTTGTAAAATAA
- a CDS encoding MarR family transcriptional regulator yields MDPKKKIWNRWITFLHKQEERSKLREEMLLRQIRISVPDYDKVGRLSVTELHVLQEVGGRDRVNVTTIAQHIGVTKSAISKITVKLLKKGLLERYQLEDNQKEVFFRLTAVGEMVNEIHESYHQRLEIDMYRFLDRYTPAELAFLEKVIREATDE; encoded by the coding sequence TTGGACCCGAAAAAGAAGATTTGGAATCGATGGATCACCTTTTTACATAAACAGGAGGAGCGCAGCAAGCTACGTGAAGAAATGCTATTGCGCCAAATTAGAATCAGCGTACCTGATTATGATAAAGTTGGAAGGTTATCCGTAACAGAGCTCCACGTCCTTCAAGAGGTAGGGGGGAGGGATCGAGTCAATGTTACGACAATTGCACAGCATATTGGGGTAACAAAGAGTGCGATATCCAAAATCACAGTCAAGCTTTTGAAAAAAGGATTACTCGAGCGCTACCAACTCGAAGACAATCAGAAGGAAGTTTTTTTTCGGCTGACAGCTGTAGGAGAAATGGTAAACGAGATTCACGAAAGCTACCACCAACGACTGGAGATTGACATGTACCGATTTTTAGATAGGTATACTCCCGCCGAATTGGCATTTTTGGAAAAGGTCATAAGAGAAGCAACAGATGAATAG
- a CDS encoding PucR family transcriptional regulator has protein sequence MSNDLRLTIADIIKRPLFQHAQVVAGHRGLSRPVRWVHVLETADTGQFLNGGELILSTGLGFGEEKEKRLAYLTELIRRKAVGLCIELGRYIPSIPEDMLELANHHQFPLLVFHQPVRFVDITQDLHEHLIHAQMQALRNLEAYSRSLQQLSLQAAGTPKLLQHFQVAVQTQVFYYAPDGSTQFAPVVPHDVAVEMSDLMRSHFSELDSSEAGVRFLTLSATRQLAYQPVVAMGHVLAYVGIVLYERSPDEYLLLTLDNTVSAMAQILMRKMFVEEQALATENRLFDDLIANRSIPEEQMRSLLGITGSGKASTYHMIILSFEKSKNLVEDSLPPHDLTAIFRSLLTRHRFRPFIRCMGHRFYFLLIEQQPLADSRRTLEKAFHDVKRIMTQMLGADVQIWMGVSRAGKRLSDAGRHLAEAEQALAFYQESSSPFFADLGLFRLLFHVPSEPVLKTFISDYLGPLFAHDQAHGSSLAHTLRVYLDVNLSKQEAAEKLFIHRQTLYHRLEKIEEILGEDYTATQNRICLEIALRARDWLSKEEQHQ, from the coding sequence ATGAGCAACGATTTGCGCCTGACCATTGCAGATATCATCAAGCGTCCATTGTTTCAACATGCCCAAGTAGTGGCGGGGCATCGTGGACTGTCCCGTCCTGTTCGCTGGGTTCACGTCTTGGAGACTGCCGATACGGGACAGTTTTTAAATGGCGGCGAACTGATTCTATCAACCGGGCTAGGATTTGGCGAAGAAAAGGAAAAGCGACTCGCGTATTTAACCGAACTCATTCGGCGAAAAGCAGTCGGGCTGTGCATCGAGCTGGGACGTTACATCCCCTCGATCCCTGAAGATATGCTAGAGCTGGCGAATCACCACCAGTTTCCGTTGCTCGTTTTTCACCAGCCTGTCCGCTTTGTCGACATCACGCAAGATTTGCACGAGCATTTGATTCATGCGCAGATGCAAGCACTTCGCAATCTCGAAGCATACTCTCGCAGTTTGCAGCAGCTCAGTCTGCAGGCAGCGGGCACGCCTAAGCTATTGCAGCATTTTCAGGTCGCTGTTCAGACGCAGGTCTTCTATTACGCACCAGATGGCTCCACACAATTTGCCCCGGTGGTACCACATGATGTTGCAGTGGAGATGAGCGATTTGATGCGGTCTCATTTTTCCGAACTGGATAGTAGTGAAGCTGGCGTCCGCTTCCTTACTCTATCTGCGACCAGGCAGCTTGCCTATCAACCCGTGGTGGCGATGGGGCATGTGCTCGCCTATGTTGGCATTGTCTTGTATGAACGCAGTCCGGATGAGTATTTGCTTCTGACCTTAGACAATACAGTCAGCGCGATGGCCCAAATTTTAATGCGGAAGATGTTTGTGGAGGAACAGGCGCTTGCTACCGAAAACCGGCTGTTTGATGACTTGATTGCCAACCGCTCCATACCGGAAGAACAAATGCGTTCCTTGCTCGGTATAACAGGCAGCGGTAAAGCCTCAACATATCACATGATCATTCTGTCCTTTGAGAAGTCGAAGAACCTGGTCGAGGACTCCCTTCCGCCGCACGACTTGACAGCTATCTTCCGTTCGCTATTGACTCGCCATCGCTTTCGTCCTTTCATACGCTGCATGGGCCATCGCTTCTACTTTTTGCTGATCGAGCAGCAGCCGCTTGCAGATTCCCGGCGTACCCTGGAAAAAGCCTTTCACGATGTCAAAAGAATCATGACGCAAATGCTAGGAGCAGATGTCCAAATCTGGATGGGTGTCAGTCGAGCCGGAAAACGGTTGTCAGACGCTGGACGACATCTCGCGGAGGCGGAACAGGCACTCGCTTTTTATCAGGAATCATCCAGTCCCTTTTTCGCTGATCTCGGATTGTTCCGACTCCTGTTCCACGTGCCTAGTGAGCCTGTGTTAAAGACCTTCATAAGCGATTACCTCGGCCCGCTTTTCGCCCATGACCAAGCACACGGCTCCTCGCTCGCTCATACGCTGCGTGTCTATTTGGATGTTAACCTGTCCAAGCAGGAGGCTGCGGAAAAACTGTTCATTCATCGTCAAACGCTCTATCATCGCTTGGAAAAAATTGAAGAAATTCTCGGTGAGGATTACACGGCAACGCAAAACAGGATTTGTCTGGAAATCGCCCTGCGAGCACGGGACTGGCTAAGCAAAGAAGAGCAACATCAGTAA
- a CDS encoding AAA family ATPase, with protein sequence MQHQEERDPRVLIAGLSENPSSIQSLSEGECLTFLQMLEQHRQEHPGEELDLTEAMVLARMSALRMHKTGGHTLAAEWLDRAIQLAPDYCYAGEVKLELYFSKLRSHVFLTEFKSVRETDNVVMRRRTVEVLEEQATNELAEITKWRSLAEETLLAAQKWNDSEAEATAAGLVLLYTERQNLLVQLQERVQAYGASLSGVFYSSEMLVQLQETIRALTNQQEQKEKLLPQRNERVEDHEKAPQQDLSALEQLEQLIGLDEIKHRVRQLAQFLQYRQLREEKGWHMKDQLPLHLVLMGNPGTGKTTLARLIAKLYQELGLLAKGQLIEVDRSQLVGAYVGQTEQRVMEAIKQADGGVLFIDEAYSLKRPDSSGSDYGQVAIDTLVSAMTSGEYAGRFVVMLAGYPEEMRHFLYANPGLNSRFPETGHFLLPDYQADELVQIAEEVAARNDFTLTEAAKITLRQRIEKAQVDETFGNARVVTNIVLDAIFAKGRETDGKELKWDDFTILKPEDVRGFDPPQKERNADARLQALIGLAQVKTELKKIAAYVAVQQERAARGLPKSPIELHAVFTGNPGTGKTTVAQLYAQILQEIGYLKRGHLVTASRADLVAGYVGQTAALTRRKVREALGGVLFIDEAYSLLGGGERDFGQEAVDTLVEEMTKHEENLVVVLAGYPLEMNSLLMSNPGLLSRFKKYIAFPDYTVKELVHILEQAACEVGYAIEKNVLEMITQSLDKAVSDHRLNGNGRFSHNLLQEAIQNQAVRLMDIPKQEWNQEILMKLAWTDFQPLLQWTEEEDGAKN encoded by the coding sequence ATGCAACATCAAGAAGAACGGGACCCGAGGGTACTGATTGCAGGTTTAAGCGAAAATCCGTCCAGCATCCAATCACTATCCGAAGGTGAATGCCTGACATTTCTGCAAATGCTCGAACAGCACCGCCAAGAACATCCAGGCGAAGAGCTGGATTTGACGGAAGCGATGGTGTTGGCGCGGATGTCTGCTTTGCGGATGCACAAAACAGGAGGCCATACGCTTGCAGCTGAATGGTTAGATCGAGCGATTCAACTAGCCCCTGATTATTGCTACGCTGGAGAGGTTAAGCTCGAGCTGTACTTTTCAAAGTTGCGATCCCATGTCTTTCTCACTGAATTCAAGTCCGTACGTGAAACGGATAATGTCGTCATGCGCAGGCGAACCGTTGAGGTGCTAGAAGAGCAGGCAACCAATGAACTGGCTGAAATCACGAAGTGGCGCTCTCTTGCGGAGGAGACGCTACTGGCAGCGCAAAAGTGGAACGATTCGGAGGCGGAGGCTACGGCTGCTGGCCTCGTGCTGTTATACACGGAACGACAAAATTTATTAGTACAATTGCAAGAACGTGTTCAAGCGTATGGAGCGTCTTTATCCGGGGTCTTTTACTCCAGTGAAATGCTTGTCCAATTGCAAGAGACGATTCGCGCTTTAACCAACCAGCAAGAACAGAAAGAAAAGCTCCTGCCGCAAAGAAACGAAAGGGTAGAAGATCACGAGAAAGCGCCTCAGCAAGATTTGAGTGCCTTAGAGCAATTGGAGCAGTTGATCGGCTTGGACGAGATCAAACATCGGGTTCGGCAGTTGGCGCAGTTTCTGCAGTATCGCCAGCTGCGCGAAGAAAAAGGCTGGCATATGAAAGACCAGCTCCCCCTTCATCTCGTACTGATGGGTAACCCAGGCACGGGGAAGACGACATTGGCTCGCTTGATCGCCAAGCTGTATCAGGAGCTCGGGTTGTTGGCAAAAGGACAGCTCATCGAGGTGGATCGCTCTCAGTTGGTTGGCGCTTACGTGGGACAAACTGAGCAACGCGTCATGGAAGCAATCAAGCAGGCAGACGGCGGCGTCCTGTTTATCGATGAGGCATACAGCTTGAAGCGCCCAGATAGCTCCGGCAGTGATTACGGACAAGTGGCGATTGACACGCTCGTATCCGCTATGACGAGCGGCGAGTATGCAGGCCGCTTCGTCGTGATGCTGGCGGGCTATCCGGAAGAAATGCGTCATTTTTTGTATGCCAATCCTGGACTGAATAGCCGTTTTCCCGAGACGGGACACTTTTTACTGCCGGACTATCAGGCGGACGAACTGGTGCAAATCGCAGAAGAAGTAGCCGCACGGAACGATTTTACTCTGACAGAGGCGGCAAAAATTACGCTGCGCCAGCGTATTGAAAAAGCACAAGTAGACGAGACGTTTGGCAATGCACGGGTTGTCACAAATATCGTGCTCGATGCGATCTTTGCCAAAGGACGAGAGACAGACGGTAAGGAACTGAAATGGGATGACTTTACGATTCTAAAACCAGAGGATGTCCGTGGCTTCGATCCGCCGCAAAAAGAAAGGAATGCGGATGCTCGACTGCAAGCGTTGATTGGTCTTGCTCAAGTGAAGACGGAGTTGAAAAAAATTGCCGCGTATGTAGCCGTCCAGCAAGAACGCGCAGCAAGAGGCCTGCCGAAAAGTCCGATTGAGCTGCATGCCGTCTTTACTGGAAATCCAGGCACAGGGAAGACGACGGTTGCCCAGCTGTATGCGCAGATTTTGCAAGAAATCGGCTATTTGAAACGCGGTCATCTTGTTACGGCGAGTAGAGCCGACTTGGTAGCGGGGTATGTCGGTCAGACCGCAGCGCTTACTCGCAGAAAAGTTCGAGAAGCTTTGGGCGGCGTCTTGTTTATCGATGAAGCGTATTCGCTGCTCGGCGGGGGAGAGCGGGATTTTGGTCAGGAAGCGGTTGATACGCTCGTAGAGGAGATGACCAAACACGAAGAGAATCTGGTCGTGGTCCTCGCAGGCTACCCACTCGAAATGAATTCATTATTGATGAGCAACCCCGGACTCTTGTCACGGTTTAAAAAATATATTGCATTCCCCGACTACACCGTGAAGGAACTCGTGCACATTCTTGAACAGGCTGCATGCGAGGTTGGGTATGCGATTGAGAAGAACGTGCTGGAAATGATCACGCAGTCTTTGGATAAAGCAGTCAGTGATCATCGATTGAATGGCAACGGTCGCTTTAGCCATAACCTGTTGCAAGAGGCGATCCAAAACCAGGCAGTGCGACTGATGGATATTCCGAAGCAGGAATGGAATCAGGAAATACTGATGAAGTTGGCATGGACCGATTTTCAACCGCTATTACAGTGGACGGAAGAGGAAGATGGGGCAAAAAATTAG